A segment of the Ruficoccus amylovorans genome:
CGAGTTCCTCTACGACCTGGCGGCGGGCAACCCGGACAGCGACGGGGACGGCGTGCATGACGGGTGGGAATTCGCCTTCGGGGGCGATCCGGCGGCGGCGGACAACTACACCCTGGCTGCGCTGCCCTACACGGACAGTTTTGAGAACCACCCCACGGCCAACGTGACCAGTGCGGGCGGTTGGGCCTATCAGGGAGGCAATGAGCCGCAGCTCAGCAGTGCCGAGGCCGCCGCTGGCAGTTACTCGGTGTTTGTCAACGCCTCCACCTCCTCGACGGCGCTTTATAATCTCTTCACGGCGGTGCCCGACACCGTGGTCTGGGTGGACTTCGCGCTCAAGCCGGGAATGCTGGCCGAGGAACCCGCCCTGAGTGCGGCGACATCGGCGGGCTTTTACTTTAACGACGAGGGGCTGCTGCGGGCTTTTGACGGCGCGGTCCTGCCGATGGGCGGCTGGCAGACACTGGCCCACGAGCACGTCCAGAGCGATCAGTGGCAGCGGCTCACCGTCCAGCTCAACTACACCACGCAGCGCTGGGCGGTGTACCTCAACGGGGTGCGCCTGGCCAATGGACTTGGCTTTGCCAACGCGGTGCCGTTCTTTCAGTCCTTCCGGATGACGGAGTCCGAGGGCGGTGAGACTTACCTGGACGCGGTGCAGGTCGGCTACACCGAGCCCGCCGATCTCGACAACGACGGTGACGGCCTGAGCAATGCCTGGGAAATCGCCGCTGCCGCTCACGGTTACGACCCGGAGAACGCCTACTCGGCCGACCCGACCGGCATGGTGCGCGATGATTATTACGACCTGGACCGGGACGGGCTGGGCACGCTGGCGGAGCTGGCCGCCGGGACCGACTTTACCAACCCGGACACGGACGGCGACGGCCTGCTCGATGGTGCCGAAAGCACACTGGGCGAGGACCCGCTGGTGGCGGGGAGTTTCAACGCGCTCAGCGCGGACAGCAACGGCATCTACTCCTGGCAGGCCGGATTCGAGCCCGCGGAGGGCTACAGCGTCGCCGCCCTGAGCGGGCAAAACCGTTGGCGTACCGACTCGGCGCTGGTGACCGTGAGCGCGGCGCAGGCGCAGGCCGGGACTCAATCCGTGACCCTGGAGACCGCGGCGAGCGAGGCGGTTTCCGCCGAGCAGTGGCTGGCTTCACCGGTCGGGGCGAGCGTGGTCTGGGTGAGCTTTTATGCCAAACTGACCCCCGGCGGCCTGCCCGACCTCTCGCAGCGCGAGACGCTCGGGGCGGCTTACTTCACGACCGACGAGGCAGGCACCCTGCACGTTTATGACGGGGGCAGCAGCCAGTGGCTGGATGCCGGTCTGGCCGTGAACGCGGCCAACTGGATGCGCTTCGATGTCCGCCTCGACTACGCGGCCAAGACCTGGAGCCTCTGGGCCGATGCGACGGAGGTTGCCCTTGACGTGGGCTTTGCCAACACGGCCATCGCCGGCTTCACGCGGGTCCGCTTCGAGCAGTTGAGCCAGTCCGAGAGCCAGGGCTTTATCGACTCGTTACGTGTGTCCACCGCCATGCCAGCGGAGCTCTCCCCGTGGGGCATGGTCCCCGAGGACTGGAAGCAGGCACTCGTCGATGCTGACGACTCCGACGCCATCACCAGCACGGCCCAGGTCCTGCCGGGAGATGATTACGACGGCGACGGCCTGAGCAACGAGGAGGAGTTCCGGCAGGGCAAATCGCCCACCGTGGCCGATGCCGATGTGCTGTACTACGTCTCGGCCGACACCGGCAATGACGTTTACTACAACGGCCTCAGCCTCTACCCCGGCCAGCCCAGCAGCCTGCACGGCCCCAAGGCCACCCTCTCTGGTGTCTTCGCTGCCGCCGCCGATGAAAGCCGCATCCTCGTGCAAGCCTCGTCCATCGCCTACGACGAGACCACCCTCAACCTCAACGGCAAAAACCTCACCCTCCGCCCCAACGGCGACGTTACCCTGAGGTAGTTTTTGCCCCCTTACGTGAGCCCGCTCCCGACCTCCCTGCACCCTTTACCCCGGACACCATGAATCTCCTCCACTGCCTCGCTGTCATGCCCTTGCTCGCCTTGCCCCTGATGGCGGAGCCCTCTGCCGGGGAAGGTCGTGCCTCGCCGTCCCCGCAGGCGATCG
Coding sequences within it:
- a CDS encoding thrombospondin type 3 repeat-containing protein; this encodes MFRVSAAVFGLSLALFTGPLSGQVSLPYETDFESAAGYVPGNPPGLAPWSAGGSGAVVTAVDSASAAQSILFPDGVSGFLRGSFGGAQPGAVTFVDFYLKPMAGSQESLPQVSSTETSAMTGVVESAGAGWLYAVHGDGQGGGEWQLVPRSFALNDGVSTNWIRLTYRLNYATKTWDLYLDEDLVATDLGFIDDVLESFSSFRLKGGGLAPVYFDFFYAGYDNPIFLDSDGDGMSDAYEIASGLNPNMDDRYGDLDFDGIANIHEFLYDLAAGNPDSDGDGVHDGWEFAFGGDPAAADNYTLAALPYTDSFENHPTANVTSAGGWAYQGGNEPQLSSAEAAAGSYSVFVNASTSSTALYNLFTAVPDTVVWVDFALKPGMLAEEPALSAATSAGFYFNDEGLLRAFDGAVLPMGGWQTLAHEHVQSDQWQRLTVQLNYTTQRWAVYLNGVRLANGLGFANAVPFFQSFRMTESEGGETYLDAVQVGYTEPADLDNDGDGLSNAWEIAAAAHGYDPENAYSADPTGMVRDDYYDLDRDGLGTLAELAAGTDFTNPDTDGDGLLDGAESTLGEDPLVAGSFNALSADSNGIYSWQAGFEPAEGYSVAALSGQNRWRTDSALVTVSAAQAQAGTQSVTLETAASEAVSAEQWLASPVGASVVWVSFYAKLTPGGLPDLSQRETLGAAYFTTDEAGTLHVYDGGSSQWLDAGLAVNAANWMRFDVRLDYAAKTWSLWADATEVALDVGFANTAIAGFTRVRFEQLSQSESQGFIDSLRVSTAMPAELSPWGMVPEDWKQALVDADDSDAITSTAQVLPGDDYDGDGLSNEEEFRQGKSPTVADADVLYYVSADTGNDVYYNGLSLYPGQPSSLHGPKATLSGVFAAAADESRILVQASSIAYDETTLNLNGKNLTLRPNGDVTLR